A genomic region of Magnolia sinica isolate HGM2019 chromosome 6, MsV1, whole genome shotgun sequence contains the following coding sequences:
- the LOC131249888 gene encoding galactolipase DONGLE, chloroplastic-like — MSLSLSINLSMASTIFTSNPSLLFRYTRLRRPQQCPLEQLKVTQRNVWLRRWSVEAASMVAPVVKTKAKAGSRLARVWREIQGVDDWEDFVEPMNTLLQDEIMRYAVFVMVCYMACDLEPTSKRFLNCKYGKKNMLREVGMDGCGYEVTKYIYMTPDSSITTQFGTCPGRWIGYVAVSSDDEVKRLRRRDIIVIFHGMVTNTEWTANLISSLIPARLDPHNPRPDVKVESSYMNLYTSDDSVCKFSHGSCREQLLSELSRIIKEYRDEELSITISGHSMGGSLAWLLAYDIAELGLNRDGLNHEVPITVCLFDSPSIGNSSFKERCEELGVNVLRIVNGNKLIIEHGF, encoded by the coding sequence ATGTCTCTCTCTTTATCTATCAATCTATCAATGGCTTCGACCATTTTTACATCGAACCCATCTTTGCTTTTCCGTTACACACGCCTGAGAAGACCTCAACAGTGTCCTCTTGAGCAGTTGAAGGTAACCCAAAGGAATGTCTGGTTGAGGAGATGGTCTGTTGAAGCGGCTTCTATGGTTGCACCGGTAGTCAAGACCAAGGCCAAAGCTGGTTCTCGTTTGGCTCGTGTTTGGAGAGAGATTCAAGGTGTGGATGATTGGGAGGACTTTGTTGAGCCGATGAATACTCTTCTTCAAGACGAGATCATGCGTTATGCAGTGTTTGTAATGGTATGCTACATGGCTTGTGATCTTGAACCGACCTCTAAGCGGTTCTTGAATTGCAAGTATGGGAAGAAGAACATGTTGAGAGAAGTAGGAATGGATGGCTGTGGCTATGAAGTCACCAAGTACATCTACATGACACCCGATAGCAGTATTACTACCCAATTTGGGACTTGCCCTGGCCGTTGGATTGGATACGTTGCAGTGTCTTCTGATGATGAAGTGAAGAGATTGCGACGGAGAGACATCATCGTAATATTCCATGGAATGGTTACAAACACAGAATGGACCGCAAATCTCATCAGTTCGTTGATTCCCGCACGGCTGGACCCTCACAATCCACGCCCGGATGTTAAGGTGGAGTCAAGCTACATGAATTTGTATACGTCAGATGATAGTGTATGCAAGTTCAGCCATGGGAGCTGTCGAGAACAGCTACTCTCAGAGCTGTCACGAATTATCAAAGAGTATAGGGATGAGGAGCTGAGCATCACCATTTCTGGACATAGCATGGGCGGCTCTCTAGCATGGCTTCTTGCATATGATATTGCAGAACTTGGCCTGAACAGAGATGGATTAAACCATGAAGTACCCATTACTGTCTGCTTGTTCGATAGTCCAAGCATTGGAAATTCAAGCTTCAAGGAGAGGTGTGAAGAGCTGGGTGTGAATGTTCTGAGGATTGTAAATGGGAACAAACTCATCATAGAGCATGGTTTTTAG